The Deinococcus malanensis DNA segment ACAGTATGGCCTTCGCGCCCTGATCGAGATCGGCCGCCGCGACGGTGAGGCCGTGCCGCTCAAGGACGTGTCCGAACGTCAGGGCATCAGCCAGCACTACCTGGAGCAGATTGCCAGCAACCTGCGCCGGGCCGGATTTATCAAGAGCATCCGTGGGGCGCACGGTGGCTACCGGCTGTCGCGGCCGGCCGCTGATATCAGCGCCTATGACGTGGTCACCGCCATGGAAGGCAGCCTGGCGCCGGTGTCCTGCGTGGAAGACGACCATACCTGCGACCATCAGAACGTCTGCGGCACCCAGAACCTGTGGCACCGTGTGGACGCGGCCCTCAAAGACGTGCTGGGCAGCACCACCCTAGCCGACCTGATCGTGGAGAGCGAGCAGCTTCAGCATGCCCGCCTGGTGCAGCTCGACCCCCATTATCCCAGCGCCTGAACCTGTCTTCTCCGGGCCGGACCTGAGCAGCGATACTTGCAGGTCTGGCCCGCGCACGTCATACTGCCCGGGCCGCAGGTGCGGCGTCCCCGGGACCTTACACAGGAACTGCGAGAGACGCCCCTGACGATAACCGAATTCCAGCATGTCCGCGCCCTGCGCACCTGCTTTTCAGCTGCTTTTTTAAGCGGCCGGTGATCACGGCACCAGCGAGGTGCATTTCATGACGACCATTTCCCCTCCCGAACGTTCCAGGCTCCAGGTCTATCTGCACGAGTGGTTCCAGAACCCGCGCGGCGACCTGCTGTCTGGTCTGGTTGTGGCCCTGGCCCTGATTCCCGAGGCGATCGCCTTCTCGATCATCGCCGGGGTGGACCCGCAGGTGGGTCTCTATGCCTCGTTCACCATCGCCATGGTGATCGCCTTTATCGGCGGGCGTCCGGCCATGATCAGTGCCGCGACCGGCGCGATGGCGCTGCTGATGGTGGGGCTGGTGCGGGACCACGGACTGGAATACCTGTTTGCTGCCACCCTGCTGACCGGGGTGCTTCAGATCTTCTTCGGCTGGGCGCGGCTGGCCCGGTACCTGAAGTTTGTGCCGCGCCCGGTGATGACCGGATTCGTGAATGCGCTGGCCATCCTGATCTTCATGGCCCAACTGCCGCAGTTTGCCGGGGCGAACTGGCAGATGTACGCCATGGTGGCCGCCGGGCTGGCCATTATTTATCTGCTGCCCCGCGTGTTCCGGGCGGTCCCGAGCGCCCTGGTCGCCATCGTGGCCCTCAGCGTCGTGGCAGTCCTCACCGGCGCGGACGTGAAGACGGTCGGTGA contains these protein-coding regions:
- a CDS encoding RrF2 family transcriptional regulator produces the protein MWVSTKAQYGLRALIEIGRRDGEAVPLKDVSERQGISQHYLEQIASNLRRAGFIKSIRGAHGGYRLSRPAADISAYDVVTAMEGSLAPVSCVEDDHTCDHQNVCGTQNLWHRVDAALKDVLGSTTLADLIVESEQLQHARLVQLDPHYPSA